The nucleotide sequence gaagaagaaagggaacCAGCAAACTACAAAGACCCCCATGACCACGGCCAGCACAAAAGTGAACCGTTTCTCCCGGGCCTGGGCGACTTTCTTACGACAGATGCTGCTACGCTTCCGGCGCCGGCGGTACGAGAAGAACTGCATGGAGCGACTGCTGGAGCGGGACAGCCGGCTGCTGGAGTGCTTGGAGGAGAAGGAGTAGGAGAAGGACTGGCTCTTGCTGCTCTTGCGGGGATGCTCCTCTCGGCTCCGCCTCCGTCTGCTCTCTGaggtgctgctctcctccagctcaaTGTCCTCCAGCTCCGAGGCTTTGCGCCAGTGGTGCACTGAATAATGTCCATTCTCTCCCAGAGGCATCCTCAGGGACATGCAGCCGCCAGCAGTACGACTCAAGCCATTCTCAGTCTGGGAGGACCCCTCTGGCATTGTACGTTTCTCAGAGAGGGTCCTGGTCCTTAGTTTGGCCACACGGTAGATGCGGATATAGACCAACACCATGATGAGGCAGGGGGCAAAGAAAGAGCCAATACAAGAAGAAAGGATGTACCATGTCTCATCGTTGAGCTTGCACTGGGGAAAGACGTCTCCTTCAGGGTCCCTGTAGACAGAGATCAATGGTGGGAAGGAGATGACAGCTGAAATGAGCCAGACAGTGAGGATGATGGCCTTGATCCGCCGAGGGGTCCGTTTGAGGTTGTACTCCACCGCCTGTGTGACCGACCAATACCTGTCCAGGCTGATGGCACACAGGTGGACAATGGAGGAGGTACAGAAGAGCACGTCCAGCGCCAGGTAAATGTTGCACCAAGCCTTGCCGAAGTACCAGTAATTCATAAGCTCGTTGGCTAGGGAGAAAGGCATGACCAGGGTAGCCACCAGGATGTCTGCGCTGGCCAGGGACACCAGGAAGAGGTTCTGGGGGGCTCTCAGCGCCCGGCTGGTAAGCACAGCTATCACCACCAGCACGTTGCCCACGATGGTAAAGACGATGAGGAAGCCCaccacagctgccaggctggccaCTGCCGCCGGGGAGTACGGGGAAGGCGGCTGaaggagggcagaggaggagggcGAGGAGGGGGGCAGCGCCAGGGACTCGTTGGGGGAGCCTAGGCTCGTgttcaccaccagcagcagatcCAT is from Indicator indicator isolate 239-I01 chromosome 23, UM_Iind_1.1, whole genome shotgun sequence and encodes:
- the ADRA2C gene encoding alpha-2C adrenergic receptor; protein product: MDLLLVVNTSLGSPNESLALPPSSPSSSALLQPPSPYSPAAVASLAAVVGFLIVFTIVGNVLVVIAVLTSRALRAPQNLFLVSLASADILVATLVMPFSLANELMNYWYFGKAWCNIYLALDVLFCTSSIVHLCAISLDRYWSVTQAVEYNLKRTPRRIKAIILTVWLISAVISFPPLISVYRDPEGDVFPQCKLNDETWYILSSCIGSFFAPCLIMVLVYIRIYRVAKLRTRTLSEKRTMPEGSSQTENGLSRTAGGCMSLRMPLGENGHYSVHHWRKASELEDIELEESSTSESRRRRSREEHPRKSSKSQSFSYSFSSKHSSSRLSRSSSRSMQFFSYRRRRKRSSICRKKVAQAREKRFTFVLAVVMGVFVVCWFPFFFSYSLYGICREACEVPETLFKFFFWIGYCNSSLNPVIYTIFNQDFRRSFKHILFKKKKKNFWH